A single genomic interval of Catenulispora sp. EB89 harbors:
- a CDS encoding N-acetylmuramoyl-L-alanine amidase, with product MARFPKATWRGPVPNLTPGGMSAHRGLVLHIQEGTESGTDAWFHNPASQVSAHFGNPKSGPLDQWVDTDDRAWAEVDGNPEWISVENEGNSGDVLTASQLENAAQLFAWIHTTYGVPLQPSDSTVPGLTGHGLGGQAWGGHLDCPGQPILDQRPQIIARAAQIAGGAPTPKPPTPNPPTPAPPTHPSSPLFGGNPVATIPSSIGQFWPEIAGQFPANQNFDNETALIWADGGARAAALYAKQARDAVTALAGRVGAPPAVDINALAAALAPHLAGGANAQQIAQAVAQHLGADLAKG from the coding sequence ATGGCCCGATTCCCCAAGGCGACCTGGCGCGGCCCGGTCCCGAACCTGACGCCCGGCGGCATGTCCGCGCACCGCGGCCTGGTGCTGCACATCCAGGAGGGCACCGAGTCCGGCACGGACGCCTGGTTCCACAACCCGGCCTCGCAGGTCTCCGCGCACTTCGGCAACCCGAAGTCGGGCCCGCTGGACCAGTGGGTCGACACCGACGACCGGGCCTGGGCCGAGGTCGACGGCAATCCGGAGTGGATCTCGGTCGAGAACGAAGGCAACTCCGGCGACGTCCTGACCGCCTCGCAACTGGAGAACGCGGCCCAGCTGTTCGCCTGGATCCACACCACCTACGGCGTCCCGCTCCAGCCCTCGGACAGCACCGTGCCCGGCCTGACCGGCCACGGCCTCGGCGGCCAGGCCTGGGGCGGCCACCTGGACTGCCCCGGCCAACCGATCCTGGACCAGCGTCCGCAGATCATCGCCCGCGCGGCGCAGATCGCCGGCGGCGCGCCGACGCCCAAGCCGCCGACACCGAACCCGCCGACACCCGCACCGCCGACCCACCCGTCGTCACCCCTTTTCGGAGGCAATCCCGTGGCCACCATCCCCTCCAGCATCGGCCAGTTCTGGCCGGAGATCGCCGGCCAGTTCCCGGCGAACCAGAACTTCGACAACGAGACCGCCCTGATCTGGGCCGACGGCGGCGCCCGAGCCGCGGCCCTGTACGCCAAGCAGGCCCGCGACGCCGTCACCGCCCTGGCCGGACGCGTCGGCGCCCCGCCGGCCGTCGACATCAACGCCCTCGCCGCCGCCCTGGCCCCGCACCTGGCCGGCGGCGCCAATGCTCAGCAGATCGCCCAGGCGGTGGCCCAGCACCTCGGCGCCGACCTGGCGAAGGGCTGA